A single window of Achromobacter xylosoxidans DNA harbors:
- a CDS encoding DUF4870 family protein: protein MSDTQTPAPGTALDLRTLTHVAYGLFALGFLTSGFLGIATLAAVVLMYLKRSDAAGTVYAAHFDWLLRTFWWALLWLAISGLALVIYIGWIGVVATVVWGLYRLIKGWLALLEGTAPTSYA from the coding sequence GTGAGTGATACCCAGACCCCCGCGCCCGGTACGGCATTAGACCTGCGCACGCTGACCCATGTGGCCTATGGCTTGTTTGCCCTGGGCTTTCTGACCAGTGGTTTCCTGGGCATTGCCACGCTGGCGGCCGTCGTGCTGATGTATCTGAAGCGCTCGGATGCCGCCGGCACCGTCTACGCCGCCCATTTCGACTGGCTGCTGCGCACTTTCTGGTGGGCGCTGTTGTGGCTCGCCATCAGCGGCCTGGCCCTGGTCATCTATATTGGATGGATCGGCGTGGTCGCGACGGTGGTCTGGGGCCTGTATCGCCTGATCAAGGGTTGGCTGGCCCTGCTGGAAGGTACCGCGCCGACCAGCTACGCCTGA
- a CDS encoding LysE family translocator yields the protein MIISPGPGNTLLATAGGRHGVGGSVPFWAGFEAANLALCLIYGLGLGGALHEHPEIHAALKWAGIVYLLYLAWGFFRASAKPSSQAAGGKRLGFIDGFICVIFNPKIHSMIAVMFAQFLAPDANLSSQVGQLSAAFVVLGLFCHFPWIYGGKVILGRFESPRALRIQAAVFGTSMLLVALYVVLN from the coding sequence ATGATCATCAGCCCGGGACCCGGCAATACCTTGCTGGCCACTGCGGGAGGCCGCCACGGCGTCGGCGGCTCGGTGCCATTCTGGGCTGGTTTCGAGGCAGCCAACCTGGCGTTGTGCCTGATTTACGGCCTGGGCCTGGGTGGCGCCCTGCATGAGCATCCGGAGATACACGCGGCCCTGAAATGGGCCGGCATCGTCTACCTTCTCTACCTGGCGTGGGGGTTCTTCCGCGCCTCCGCCAAACCGTCCAGCCAGGCAGCCGGCGGCAAGCGGCTCGGCTTCATCGACGGCTTCATCTGCGTGATCTTCAACCCGAAGATCCATTCGATGATCGCGGTCATGTTCGCGCAGTTCCTGGCGCCCGACGCCAACCTGTCATCGCAGGTCGGCCAGCTCAGCGCCGCTTTCGTCGTACTGGGCCTGTTCTGCCATTTCCCGTGGATCTACGGCGGCAAGGTGATACTTGGACGCTTTGAATCGCCCCGCGCATTACGGATTCAGGCTGCGGTGTTTGGCACCTCCATGCTGCTGGTGGCGCTGTATGTCGTCTTGAACTGA
- the gcvA gene encoding transcriptional regulator GcvA gives MRRLPPLGALRAFEAAARHLSFTRAAMELCVTQAAISHQVRQLEQWLGRPLFERRGHVLALTRKGETYLDELSLAFDRMAAATERVRERRDGPLRITVLPSFASRWLLPRLPAFRERHPEIEFRVSSATRLWEGNDEFDLGIRSGLGRWPGLKADLVAREYLSPVCHPDLAQGPPALTEPADLAKVMLLHDEPRAAWRLWCELAGVSLDLEQGVQFSDAALVLQAAADGAGVALGRLLLAADDLRAGRLVQLFDTVLANDYSYWLVYPRAALQRPQAMAFRNWLLQEAQQARLPPHPGKVA, from the coding sequence ATGCGACGCCTGCCTCCGTTGGGTGCGTTACGCGCTTTTGAAGCCGCTGCGCGGCACCTGAGTTTCACGCGCGCGGCAATGGAACTCTGCGTGACCCAGGCCGCCATCAGCCACCAGGTCCGACAGCTCGAACAATGGCTGGGCAGGCCGCTGTTCGAAAGGCGTGGCCATGTATTGGCACTGACCCGCAAGGGCGAGACCTACCTGGATGAGCTATCGCTCGCGTTTGATCGGATGGCGGCGGCGACCGAGCGGGTGCGGGAGCGCCGTGACGGGCCTTTGCGGATCACGGTGTTGCCATCTTTTGCGTCGCGCTGGTTGCTGCCGCGGTTGCCGGCGTTTCGCGAACGTCACCCCGAGATTGAATTCCGTGTTTCCAGTGCGACGCGATTGTGGGAGGGCAACGATGAATTCGATCTGGGGATACGGTCCGGCCTGGGGCGCTGGCCAGGTTTGAAAGCCGATTTGGTCGCACGGGAATATCTCAGTCCGGTATGTCATCCGGACCTGGCGCAAGGACCGCCTGCTTTGACCGAACCGGCCGATCTTGCGAAGGTCATGCTGCTGCATGACGAACCGCGTGCAGCCTGGCGTCTATGGTGCGAACTGGCTGGCGTGTCGCTCGATCTGGAGCAGGGAGTGCAATTCAGCGATGCCGCGCTGGTGTTGCAGGCCGCCGCCGATGGCGCAGGCGTGGCGCTGGGACGCCTGCTGCTGGCTGCCGACGATCTGCGCGCGGGCCGCCTGGTCCAGTTGTTCGACACGGTGCTGGCCAATGACTACAGCTACTGGCTGGTCTATCCGCGCGCGGCCTTGCAACGGCCGCAAGCCATGGCATTCCGGAACTGGTTGCTGCAAGAGGCGCAGCAAGCGCGTTTGCCGCCACATCCAGGGAAAGTTGCATGA
- a CDS encoding SWIB/MDM2 domain-containing protein, with translation MATTSKPATARKPNAAFMKPLTPSAELAAVIGSEAVPRTEVTKKIWEYIKKHNLQDASNKRNINADAKLRPIFGKDQVTMFELTKLVNAHLK, from the coding sequence ATGGCCACAACCTCCAAACCCGCGACCGCGCGCAAGCCGAACGCTGCATTCATGAAGCCCCTGACTCCCAGCGCCGAACTGGCTGCTGTGATCGGTTCGGAAGCCGTGCCGCGCACCGAGGTCACCAAGAAGATCTGGGAATACATCAAGAAGCACAACCTGCAAGATGCGAGCAACAAGCGCAACATCAACGCCGATGCCAAGCTGCGCCCGATCTTCGGCAAGGATCAGGTCACGATGTTCGAACTGACCAAGCTGGTCAACGCACATCTGAAGTAA
- a CDS encoding M20 aminoacylase family protein, with protein MYARSPLESIRLFHDELTALRRDLHAHPELGFEEVRTSGIVAGALEALGIEVHRGIGKTGVVGVIRGRRCDSGRMIGLRADMDALPMTEDNEFGHKSTKPGLMHGCGHDGHTAVLIGAAKYLAQTRNFDGTAVLIFQPAEEGRGGAKAMMEDGLFDTFPCDAIYALHNWPGLRPGTIGINPGPMMAAADRFEILITGRGGHGAHPYQTIDPVTIAGQVITALQTIVSRNVNPLDSAVVSIGSLQAGHPGAMSVIPREARLVGTVRTFRKSVQEMVETRMRELVTAIAGAFGGTAELTYERIYPATLNTPQHANLVADIATEMIGKENVVRDLVPSMGSEDFSFMLQSKPGAYFRLGQGGAESGCVLHNSHFDFNDAVIPLGSAMFCALAERGMPLAD; from the coding sequence ATGTACGCACGTTCTCCTTTGGAATCAATTCGCCTGTTTCATGACGAATTGACGGCGCTGAGGCGCGACTTGCATGCCCATCCTGAATTGGGCTTCGAAGAAGTCCGGACCTCCGGGATCGTCGCGGGAGCGCTGGAAGCGCTGGGAATCGAGGTGCACCGGGGCATTGGCAAGACCGGCGTGGTGGGCGTGATCCGCGGCAGACGCTGTGATAGCGGGCGCATGATCGGCCTGCGTGCCGACATGGATGCCTTGCCGATGACCGAAGACAACGAGTTCGGCCACAAGTCGACCAAGCCGGGTCTGATGCATGGCTGTGGTCATGACGGCCACACGGCGGTCCTGATCGGCGCGGCCAAGTACCTGGCGCAGACCCGCAATTTCGATGGGACAGCCGTGCTCATCTTCCAGCCGGCCGAGGAAGGTCGAGGCGGGGCGAAAGCCATGATGGAGGACGGGTTATTCGATACCTTCCCCTGTGACGCGATCTATGCGTTGCACAATTGGCCGGGCCTGCGGCCCGGCACCATCGGCATCAATCCAGGCCCCATGATGGCGGCGGCCGACCGGTTCGAGATCCTGATCACCGGTCGCGGCGGACACGGCGCGCATCCTTATCAGACCATTGACCCGGTCACCATCGCCGGCCAGGTCATCACGGCATTGCAGACGATCGTGTCGCGCAACGTCAATCCGCTGGATTCCGCGGTGGTGTCCATCGGATCGCTGCAGGCCGGGCACCCGGGCGCGATGAGCGTGATCCCGCGCGAGGCCCGCCTGGTGGGCACGGTACGCACTTTCCGCAAGTCGGTGCAGGAGATGGTCGAGACACGCATGCGCGAGTTGGTCACGGCCATCGCCGGCGCGTTCGGCGGCACCGCCGAACTCACCTACGAACGCATCTATCCCGCCACGCTGAATACGCCGCAGCATGCCAATCTGGTCGCGGATATCGCGACCGAGATGATCGGCAAGGAAAACGTGGTGCGCGATCTGGTGCCTTCGATGGGATCGGAGGATTTTTCCTTCATGCTGCAAAGCAAGCCTGGCGCCTACTTCCGGCTGGGCCAGGGCGGAGCCGAGTCCGGCTGCGTACTGCACAACTCGCATTTCGATTTCAACGATGCCGTCATTCCCCTGGGGAGCGCGATGTTCTGCGCGCTGGCCGAACGGGGCATGCCGCTGGCAGATTAA
- the pyrC gene encoding dihydroorotase — MSTQNTTQLTITRPDDWHLHLRDGAALEAVVADTARQFARAIIMPNLKPPVTTTEQALAYRGRILAALAKAGGKVDAFTPLMTLYLTDNTSAEEIFRAHESGQVYAVKLYPAGATTNSDAGVTDLLGKCAKALEALEKCGMPLLVHGEVTDPSIDVFDREAIFVERVMKPLRRAFPALKVVFEHITTKEGAEYVRDAEGPIAATITPQHMLYNRNAIFQGGVRPHWYCLPILKRETHRLALVEAATSGSPRFFLGTDSAPHARGLKEHACGCAGCYTALHAMELYATAFDAVGKLDKLEGFASFHGPDFYGLPRNTGTLTLVRESFQIPEELPFGNTALVPLAAGETLTWRAAI, encoded by the coding sequence ATGTCTACGCAAAACACGACCCAACTGACGATTACCCGCCCCGACGACTGGCACCTGCACCTGCGCGACGGCGCGGCGCTGGAAGCGGTGGTGGCGGATACGGCGCGGCAATTCGCGCGCGCCATCATCATGCCCAACCTGAAGCCGCCGGTGACCACCACCGAGCAGGCGCTGGCCTACCGCGGCCGCATCCTGGCGGCGCTGGCCAAGGCCGGTGGCAAGGTCGACGCCTTCACGCCGCTGATGACGCTGTACCTGACGGACAATACCTCGGCTGAAGAAATCTTTCGTGCGCACGAATCGGGCCAGGTCTATGCGGTCAAGCTGTATCCGGCCGGCGCCACCACCAACTCCGACGCCGGCGTGACCGACCTGCTGGGCAAGTGCGCCAAGGCCCTGGAAGCGCTGGAAAAATGCGGCATGCCGCTGCTGGTCCATGGCGAAGTGACCGACCCGTCGATCGATGTGTTCGACCGCGAAGCGATCTTCGTCGAGCGCGTGATGAAGCCGCTGCGCCGTGCGTTCCCGGCCCTGAAGGTGGTGTTCGAACACATCACCACCAAGGAAGGCGCCGAGTACGTGCGCGATGCCGAAGGCCCGATCGCGGCCACGATCACGCCGCAGCACATGCTGTACAACCGCAACGCGATTTTCCAGGGCGGCGTGCGGCCTCATTGGTATTGCCTGCCGATCCTCAAGCGCGAAACCCATCGGCTGGCGCTGGTGGAAGCGGCGACCAGCGGCAGTCCGCGCTTCTTCCTGGGCACGGACAGCGCGCCGCATGCGCGCGGCCTGAAGGAGCATGCATGCGGCTGTGCGGGCTGCTATACCGCGCTGCACGCGATGGAACTTTACGCCACCGCGTTCGACGCCGTCGGCAAGCTCGACAAGCTGGAGGGTTTCGCCAGCTTCCATGGTCCGGATTTCTACGGCCTGCCGCGCAATACCGGAACCCTGACGCTGGTGCGCGAAAGCTTCCAGATTCCCGAAGAGCTGCCGTTCGGCAATACCGCGCTGGTGCCCTTGGCGGCGGGCGAGACGCTGACCTGGCGCGCGGCCATCTGA
- a CDS encoding ATP-binding cassette domain-containing protein, which produces MALATLITLTDIQLAYGHHPLLDHADFAIQAGERIGLIGRNGAGKSSLLRLLDGRTVPDDGDIARSSGLRVATVEQEPELDENATVFDVVCNVEGDHEDWQRPSRVRAMLEKLGLPADAQIAGLSGGTRKRVALARALVEEPDLLLLDEPTNHLDFDGIAWLEEMLRAWKGAAVIITHDRRFLDSVATRIVELDRGRLLSFPGNFSQWQERKAQWLESERLEQARFDKLLAQEEVWIRKGVEARRTRNEGRVRRLERLRVERAERRERVGDVSLALAEGQRSGKLVAELEHVGKRFGDKIVVDDYSTTILRGDRIGIIGPNGAGKTTLLKLILGEMQPDSGKTRTGTNVSVAYFDQMRAQLDENATLVDIISPGSEWVEIGGTRKHVMSYLGDFLFSPARAGSPVRSLSGGERARLLLARLFARPANVLVLDEPTNDLDIETLELLEELLQEYSGTVLLVSHDRAFLNNVVTQTIAYEGNGHWRDYVGGYDEWVAQRPAPAPASSADDDAAKAARAADEAAARAKAAKPKPARAAKMNSWELRELEGLPDAIAALEAQQAELAGKLADGSLYRDAPAEVERINAELSKLESELEERFARWELLEARREGAL; this is translated from the coding sequence ATGGCCCTCGCAACGCTCATCACCCTGACCGACATCCAGCTGGCCTATGGCCACCATCCGCTGCTGGACCACGCCGACTTCGCCATCCAGGCCGGCGAGCGCATCGGCCTCATCGGCCGCAACGGCGCCGGCAAGTCCTCGCTGCTGCGGCTGCTGGATGGCCGCACCGTTCCCGACGACGGCGACATCGCCCGCAGTTCGGGGCTGCGCGTGGCCACGGTCGAACAGGAGCCGGAGCTGGACGAAAACGCCACTGTCTTCGACGTGGTCTGCAACGTCGAAGGCGACCACGAAGACTGGCAACGCCCGTCGCGCGTACGCGCCATGCTGGAAAAGCTCGGCCTGCCCGCGGACGCCCAGATCGCCGGCCTGTCGGGCGGTACGCGCAAGCGCGTCGCGCTGGCCCGCGCCCTGGTCGAGGAGCCCGACCTGCTGCTGCTCGACGAGCCCACCAACCACCTCGACTTCGACGGCATTGCCTGGCTCGAAGAAATGCTGCGCGCCTGGAAGGGCGCCGCGGTCATCATCACCCACGACCGCCGCTTCCTTGATTCGGTGGCCACTCGCATCGTCGAACTCGACCGCGGCCGGCTGCTCAGCTTCCCCGGCAACTTCTCGCAGTGGCAGGAGCGCAAGGCCCAGTGGCTGGAATCCGAGCGCCTCGAACAGGCGCGCTTCGACAAGCTGCTGGCCCAGGAAGAAGTCTGGATCCGCAAGGGCGTGGAAGCCCGCCGCACCCGCAACGAAGGCCGCGTGCGGCGCCTGGAACGCCTGCGGGTGGAACGCGCCGAGCGCCGCGAACGCGTCGGCGACGTATCGCTGGCCTTGGCCGAAGGCCAGCGCTCCGGCAAGCTGGTGGCCGAACTGGAGCACGTCGGCAAACGCTTCGGCGACAAGATCGTGGTGGACGACTACTCCACCACCATCCTGCGCGGCGACCGCATCGGCATCATCGGCCCCAACGGCGCCGGCAAGACCACGCTGCTCAAGCTGATCCTGGGCGAAATGCAGCCCGACAGCGGCAAGACCCGCACCGGCACCAACGTGTCGGTGGCCTATTTCGACCAGATGCGCGCCCAGCTCGATGAGAACGCAACGCTGGTCGACATCATCAGCCCGGGCAGCGAATGGGTCGAGATCGGCGGCACCCGCAAGCACGTCATGAGCTACCTGGGCGACTTCCTGTTCTCGCCCGCCCGCGCCGGCTCTCCGGTGCGCAGCCTGTCAGGCGGCGAACGCGCCCGCCTGCTGCTGGCCCGCCTGTTCGCGCGTCCCGCCAACGTGCTGGTGCTGGACGAGCCCACCAACGACCTCGATATCGAAACGCTGGAACTGCTCGAGGAACTGCTGCAGGAATATTCGGGCACCGTCCTGCTGGTCAGCCACGATCGCGCATTCCTGAACAACGTCGTCACCCAGACCATCGCCTACGAAGGCAACGGCCACTGGCGCGACTATGTCGGCGGATACGACGAATGGGTTGCCCAGCGCCCCGCCCCGGCGCCCGCCTCCAGCGCGGACGACGATGCCGCCAAGGCGGCGCGCGCGGCGGACGAAGCCGCGGCCCGCGCCAAGGCCGCCAAGCCGAAACCGGCGCGCGCGGCGAAGATGAATTCGTGGGAATTGCGCGAACTCGAAGGCCTGCCCGATGCCATCGCCGCACTTGAGGCGCAGCAGGCCGAACTGGCCGGCAAACTGGCGGACGGCAGCCTGTACCGCGATGCGCCCGCCGAAGTCGAACGCATCAACGCCGAGCTGTCCAAGCTGGAAAGCGAACTCGAGGAAAGATTCGCGCGCTGGGAATTGCTCGAGGCGCGCCGCGAAGGCGCCCTCTGA
- the mraZ gene encoding division/cell wall cluster transcriptional repressor MraZ: MFQGSSALTLDAKGRISIPTRHRDALMAQAEGRLTLTRHPDGCLLVYPRPEWEKKREQIAAFPMTARALQRLLLGNAQDVELDGSGRVLIAPELRNASGMTRDVMLLGLGAHFELWDAATLASREAEDLAKGMPDVLNQFSF, encoded by the coding sequence GTGTTTCAGGGAAGCAGCGCGCTCACGCTGGATGCCAAGGGACGGATCTCGATTCCGACCCGGCATCGTGACGCGCTGATGGCGCAGGCCGAAGGCCGCCTGACCCTGACCCGCCATCCAGACGGCTGCCTGCTGGTGTACCCGCGGCCCGAGTGGGAAAAGAAGCGCGAGCAGATTGCCGCCTTTCCCATGACGGCGCGCGCGTTGCAGCGGCTGTTGCTGGGCAACGCTCAGGACGTGGAACTGGACGGCTCCGGCCGCGTCCTGATCGCGCCTGAACTGCGCAACGCTTCCGGTATGACGCGCGATGTGATGCTGCTCGGTCTGGGCGCTCATTTCGAGCTGTGGGATGCCGCTACCCTGGCGAGCCGCGAGGCTGAGGACCTGGCCAAGGGTATGCCGGATGTGTTGAATCAGTTTTCGTTCTGA
- the rsmH gene encoding 16S rRNA (cytosine(1402)-N(4))-methyltransferase RsmH, with the protein MEFEHRPVLLEPTVDALLLADFGGKGAARSQPGDEPAAATRAERGVFVDGTFGRGGHSRELLGRLGPTARLVVFDKDPEAIAVANALAAADSRVTVVHGGFATMAEELRQLGIDKVDGVMLDLGVSSPQIDDAERGFSFMRDGPLDMRMDTTRGPTVADWLAQASVDEMREVIADYGEERFAFQVAKAIAARRATRPLRTTLELAECVASAVRTREKGQHPATRTFQALRIYINRELEELARTLASALDLLAPGGRLAVISFHSLEDRMVKQCIAAAARPAAAHARLPLRESEMPQPVLRSLGRVLAEDEEVAANARARSAVLRVAERTATPLSAEGGMAFVKIGSLPGSDLAPPPRRGGKGGRR; encoded by the coding sequence ATGGAATTCGAACATCGGCCCGTCCTGCTGGAGCCGACGGTGGACGCGCTGTTGCTGGCCGATTTCGGCGGCAAGGGCGCGGCACGGTCGCAGCCCGGCGACGAGCCGGCTGCGGCTACGCGAGCGGAACGGGGTGTCTTCGTCGACGGCACCTTCGGTCGCGGCGGCCACAGCCGCGAGCTGCTCGGCCGCCTGGGACCGACGGCCCGCCTGGTGGTGTTCGACAAGGATCCCGAGGCGATCGCGGTGGCCAATGCGTTGGCGGCGGCGGATTCCCGGGTGACGGTGGTGCATGGCGGCTTTGCCACCATGGCCGAAGAGTTGCGGCAGCTCGGCATCGACAAGGTCGATGGCGTGATGCTGGATCTGGGCGTGTCGTCGCCTCAGATCGATGATGCCGAGCGCGGCTTCTCGTTCATGCGGGATGGCCCGCTCGACATGCGGATGGACACCACTCGTGGACCCACGGTGGCGGATTGGCTGGCGCAAGCCAGTGTGGATGAGATGCGGGAGGTCATAGCGGATTATGGCGAAGAACGGTTTGCTTTTCAGGTTGCAAAGGCGATTGCTGCTCGCCGCGCAACAAGGCCGCTGCGCACCACGCTCGAGCTTGCCGAGTGCGTCGCCAGCGCCGTCCGCACGCGCGAAAAGGGGCAGCATCCGGCCACACGCACCTTTCAAGCTCTACGGATTTACATCAATCGGGAACTCGAAGAGCTCGCGCGCACCCTCGCGTCAGCTCTAGACCTGCTCGCCCCGGGGGGGAGGTTGGCGGTGATCAGCTTTCATTCGCTTGAAGACCGCATGGTCAAGCAGTGCATCGCGGCGGCGGCTCGTCCGGCTGCCGCGCATGCGCGCCTGCCCCTGCGCGAAAGCGAAATGCCCCAACCCGTATTGCGTTCCCTGGGGCGCGTGCTGGCCGAGGACGAAGAGGTTGCGGCCAATGCGCGCGCCCGCTCGGCGGTGCTGCGCGTTGCCGAACGCACCGCCACGCCCTTGTCCGCCGAGGGCGGCATGGCCTTCGTGAAAATCGGTTCGCTGCCCGGCAGCGACCTGGCTCCGCCGCCGCGCCGCGGCGGCAAGGGAGGGCGCCGCTGA
- the ftsL gene encoding cell division protein FtsL: MGRVNLIVAALLMLSAISLVTSRYQSRQLFVELGRDQAQERDLETNWRRLQLERAELARNARVDVIARDNLKMIPIVPDRTLYLNQAPVPASGGAQ, translated from the coding sequence ATGGGTCGCGTCAACCTGATCGTTGCGGCTTTGCTGATGCTGTCGGCCATTTCCCTGGTCACCAGCCGGTATCAGTCGCGCCAGCTTTTCGTGGAGCTGGGCCGCGATCAGGCGCAGGAGCGCGATCTGGAAACCAACTGGCGGCGGTTGCAGCTGGAACGCGCCGAACTGGCGCGCAATGCCCGGGTCGACGTGATCGCCCGCGACAACCTGAAGATGATTCCCATCGTGCCTGACCGCACGCTGTATCTGAATCAGGCGCCGGTCCCGGCCAGCGGAGGTGCCCAATGA
- a CDS encoding peptidoglycan D,D-transpeptidase FtsI family protein encodes MKRVPFFDNPVLRGQLPTWRARLVLILLFGGFTVLAGRALFLQGLSTEFLQQQGERRYERTLTLAATRGKIMDRNGAVLASSVPARAIWAIPEDLKQATPAQLDTLAKLLETPVADLRRRVEEDKNFVYLKRQVAMDVADKIKQLGLPGVHQQPETRRYYPDGDVMAHVVGFNSVEDQGQEGVELTFNQQLSGRPGSRRVIKDRLGRVIEDVQAVTLPVDGRDLRLSIDTRLQYLVFKELKDAMDKHQAKGATAVVVDVHTGEILALANVPTFDPNKRETFHGANLRNQAITDTFEPGSIMKPFTAALALDLGRITTSTLFETGNGRFTYQGSTISDVSRNGTLDVAGVLRKSSNIGMTMISEKLESREMWDRFTELGLGQAPQVGFPGAAPGRLRPWDRWRLIEKATMAYGYGLSVSLLQVARAYTVFARNGDMVSLTLVKRDSDPTSVKIYTPKTTALVRGMLEAAAGPEGTKAAQVQGYRVAGKSGTARKIVDGKYSMQRYRSSYVGFAPVSDPKIVVAVSIDEPTVGGYYGGAIAAPVFSHIVGGSLRLMGVRPDAPFESTIVAGIKEPGR; translated from the coding sequence ATGAAGCGCGTTCCGTTCTTCGACAATCCGGTGCTGCGCGGGCAGCTGCCGACCTGGCGCGCGCGCCTGGTGCTGATCCTGCTGTTCGGCGGATTCACCGTGCTGGCCGGCCGCGCGCTGTTCCTGCAAGGGCTGTCCACGGAATTCCTGCAGCAGCAGGGCGAGCGCCGCTACGAGCGCACGCTGACGCTGGCCGCGACGCGCGGCAAGATCATGGATCGCAACGGCGCCGTGCTGGCTTCCAGCGTGCCGGCGCGAGCCATCTGGGCGATCCCGGAAGACCTCAAGCAGGCCACGCCCGCCCAGCTGGATACGTTGGCCAAACTGCTGGAAACCCCGGTGGCAGACCTGCGCCGCCGGGTGGAAGAAGACAAGAATTTCGTCTACCTGAAGCGTCAGGTGGCGATGGACGTGGCCGACAAGATCAAGCAGCTCGGCCTGCCGGGCGTGCACCAGCAGCCCGAGACCCGCCGCTATTACCCGGACGGCGACGTGATGGCCCACGTGGTGGGTTTCAACAGCGTCGAGGACCAGGGACAGGAAGGCGTCGAGCTGACCTTCAACCAGCAGCTGTCGGGCCGGCCGGGCAGCCGCCGCGTCATCAAGGACCGGTTGGGCCGCGTCATCGAGGACGTGCAGGCGGTGACGCTGCCGGTGGACGGCCGCGACCTGCGCCTGTCGATCGATACGCGTCTTCAGTACCTGGTGTTCAAGGAACTGAAGGACGCCATGGACAAGCACCAGGCCAAGGGCGCCACCGCCGTGGTCGTCGACGTGCATACCGGCGAGATCCTGGCGCTGGCCAACGTGCCGACCTTCGATCCGAACAAGCGCGAGACCTTTCACGGCGCCAACCTGCGCAACCAGGCCATCACCGACACGTTCGAGCCCGGCTCGATCATGAAGCCGTTCACCGCCGCGCTGGCGCTGGACCTGGGCCGCATCACCACCTCGACCCTGTTCGAGACCGGCAATGGCCGCTTCACCTACCAGGGCAGCACCATCAGCGACGTCAGCCGCAATGGCACGCTGGACGTGGCCGGCGTGCTGCGCAAGTCCAGCAACATCGGCATGACGATGATCTCCGAGAAGCTGGAATCCCGTGAAATGTGGGATCGCTTCACAGAACTGGGCCTGGGCCAGGCGCCCCAGGTGGGATTCCCCGGCGCGGCGCCCGGCCGCCTGCGTCCGTGGGATCGCTGGCGCCTGATCGAGAAGGCCACCATGGCCTACGGCTACGGCCTGTCGGTGTCGCTGCTGCAGGTGGCGCGCGCCTACACGGTGTTCGCCCGCAACGGCGACATGGTGTCGCTGACCCTGGTCAAGCGCGACAGCGATCCGACCAGCGTCAAGATCTACACGCCCAAGACCACCGCGCTGGTGCGCGGCATGCTGGAAGCGGCTGCCGGCCCGGAAGGCACCAAGGCCGCCCAGGTCCAGGGCTACCGCGTGGCTGGCAAGAGCGGCACCGCGCGCAAGATCGTCGACGGCAAGTACAGCATGCAGCGCTATCGCAGCTCGTACGTCGGCTTTGCGCCGGTGTCCGACCCCAAGATCGTGGTGGCCGTCTCGATCGACGAGCCCACGGTCGGCGGTTATTACGGCGGCGCGATCGCCGCGCCCGTGTTCTCCCATATCGTCGGTGGGAGTCTGCGGTTGATGGGGGTGCGGCCGGACGCGCCCTTCGAATCGACAATTGTTGCTGGTATCAAGGAGCCAGGCAGATGA